GTGGCGACGGCCGACGTGACGCTCGACTACGTCGGCGACATCGACAACGCGGCGACGGTCATCTCGCGTCTCCATCGTGGCGAGAAGCGCATCGTGTTCTGCGACAGTCGCAGTCGGGTGGAAGAGCTTGCGGCGAGCCTGCGACGGCGCGAGGTGGAGACGTACGTGTCGCACAGTTCGCTCGGCCGGGACGAGCGTCGGCGGGCGGAGATGGCGTTCGCGCAGGGGAGCGACTGCGTCATCGCGTCGACGAGCACACTGGAGCTGGGTGTGGACGTTGGGGACCTCGACCGGGTGATTCAGATCGACGCGCCGAACTCGGTGGCATCGTTTCTCCAGCGCCTCGGGCGGACGGGGCGGCGCGCAGGCCAGCGCCGCAACTGCCTGTTCCTGACGACCCGCGACACGGCCGTGTTGATGGCGGCGGGCATCCTGCGCCTGTGGGCGGACGGCTACGTCGAGCCGGTGCTACCGCCGGCCAGCCCGTTTCACATCCTGGCGCAGCAGGTGATGGCGCTGGCGTTGCAGGAGGGTGGGATCGGGACGGCGAGTTGGTGGGGGTGGATCCAGAAGATGCCGGGATTCGCGGCGATGGCGGGCGACGACGTTGTGGCGATCGTCCGGTTCATGGTCGAGCACGCGATCCTGTTCGACGACAGCGGCATCCTGTGGTTGGGGCGGGAAGGAGAGAGCACGTTCGGGCGGAAGAACTTCATGGAGTTGTTCTCGGTGTTCACGAGCGAGCCGCTGGTGGCGGTGCGGCATGGGCGGACGCATCTCGGGGAGGTCGACGCGACGACGTTTGCGATGCGCCATCAGGAAGTGCCGGTGCTGTTACTGGCGGGGCGAAGTTGGGCGGTGACGCAGATCGACTGGCAGGACCGGATCGCATACGTGGAGCCGGCGGAGGACGAAGGCAAGTCGCGCTGGTTGGGGAGCGGGCAGCCGATGAGTTACGCGCTTTGTCAGGCGATCAAGCGGGTGCTCGTTGGTGAGGCGCCGGCGGGCAAGTTGTCGCAACGGGCCACCGCAAAGCTGGAGGAACTTCGGGACGAACACGCCTGGCTGGAACGTGAAGGCACGGTCGTCGTGCGAACGCCCCTGGCCCTGAACTGGTGGACCTTCGGCGGCCTCTGCGCCAACGCCGCCATCGCCGCGGCCCTCCGCGACCAGGGTTTGGCGGTGGGTCGTCCGGACAACTTCCGCATCCAGCTCGACCCGGACATTGATTCCCGAGCCGTCGAGGCGGCGATTGATCAGATGCGCACGTTCGACCTCACGACCATGCAAACCCCCATCGAGGAGAAGACGATCGAAGACCTGAAGTTCTCGGTATGCCTCCCCGACCACCTCGCGAAGGGGCTGTTGCGGGAGCGGCTAACTGATCGGCCGGGGATCCGCGGGGTGTTGAGTCAGCCGCTTCGGTTTGTCGGATGAGAACTTGCCGCAAGACCGGTCAGGAGGAAGCGGCCGGACCGCGCTACGATCCGCGATGAGTGGATCAGCCACGTGGTGCAGCACTCCGAGAAGACCGAGGTTCAATCGGACGGACGAGTACGCAAATGGGCGCGGATCGCCGAGACGGGCAAGTTCCTGCGTGTCATTCTGTTGGAGGACGGTGAGACCGTTCACAACGCCTTCTTCGACAGATCGTTCAAGGAGAGCGGCAAATGAGAGTCAAGTACTTCCCCGACACGGACACGGCCCTCATGGAGTTCACCGACAACGAGGTCGCCGAGACCAGGGAGATCACCGAGAACATCTACGTCGATCTCGACCACCGCGGGAACCTCGTGAGCATGACGATTGAGCATGCGCGCACGAACGCTCGCCTGCATGAGTTCTCGTATCAGGAAGTCGCGGGCCGAACTTAACTGCAAGACTGAAATGGCGGCTTCGACGCGGAAATCCTGCCCTCGATCCGCCGTGGCGTGAATGAGTCCGGGGAGCCGGGACGGCTCCCCACTCCGACCGGTCGCGCCGGACGGGTAGGTGAGCTAAGAGGCTCGGGCATGGCTGCGGGTGGACGCCGTCCTCGGGACCAGATCGTCGGTAAGCTGCGCGCCGCGGATCCGTTCGAGCTGATTCGCTGGCTGGCGCGCTCGCAGCCCGACCCGCGCAAGGCCCTCGCCGAGCTGGTGCAGAACGCCATCGACGCGCAGGCCCGGTCGATTCGCATTACCCGGCTGCGCGAACGCGGTGTCACTGGCCTGCGCATCGTCGACGACGGCGACGGCGTCATTCCCGACCTCGACCGCGAAGGCGCGCTCACGTACATCGCCACCCACGTCGGCCACTCCCGCAAGCGCAACCTTACCCCCGAACAACGCCGCGAGTTGATGCTGCAAGGCAAGTACGGCATCGGCCTGCTCGGCTTCTGGGCGATCGGGCAGGCGCTCGAAATGCGCACTCA
This DNA window, taken from Candidatus Binatia bacterium, encodes the following:
- a CDS encoding DEAD/DEAH box helicase — encoded protein: MSAFDRLHPALQHHIVNSLGWGSLRPLQEQAIGPLLAGEHALLIAPTAGGKTEAAFFPLLSRMLSDDWRGLTLLYVCPLRALLNNLFVRLERYCGFVGRRVDLWHGDVLAAARSRIVSDPPDCLLITPESIEVILISRRRETERLFKNVRAVVVDEIHAFAGDDRGWHLLSVLERVTRFTGRELQRVGLSATVGEPESLLGWLAGAHAGPRRVIAPPAEGVATADVTLDYVGDIDNAATVISRLHRGEKRIVFCDSRSRVEELAASLRRREVETYVSHSSLGRDERRRAEMAFAQGSDCVIASTSTLELGVDVGDLDRVIQIDAPNSVASFLQRLGRTGRRAGQRRNCLFLTTRDTAVLMAAGILRLWADGYVEPVLPPASPFHILAQQVMALALQEGGIGTASWWGWIQKMPGFAAMAGDDVVAIVRFMVEHAILFDDSGILWLGREGESTFGRKNFMELFSVFTSEPLVAVRHGRTHLGEVDATTFAMRHQEVPVLLLAGRSWAVTQIDWQDRIAYVEPAEDEGKSRWLGSGQPMSYALCQAIKRVLVGEAPAGKLSQRATAKLEELRDEHAWLEREGTVVVRTPLALNWWTFGGLCANAAIAAALRDQGLAVGRPDNFRIQLDPDIDSRAVEAAIDQMRTFDLTTMQTPIEEKTIEDLKFSVCLPDHLAKGLLRERLTDRPGIRGVLSQPLRFVG
- a CDS encoding DUF2283 domain-containing protein; this translates as MRVKYFPDTDTALMEFTDNEVAETREITENIYVDLDHRGNLVSMTIEHARTNARLHEFSYQEVAGRT